Within Sorghum bicolor cultivar BTx623 chromosome 2, Sorghum_bicolor_NCBIv3, whole genome shotgun sequence, the genomic segment GAGCTTCGATTTTATCACCATGAGTTGTTGGCAACACCTTGGAAGAATTAAACTTACAGTAACTCACTAGAGAAGCCAAGGGAGAAAATAACCATTCTATAAAGAAACTTATAATTCTGACACAAAGGTAACACGTGACACATTTGACTTTAATGAAAAGCATCATAGGTTGGGGAACTGCATTCATCGAGATTACTACATGTAAACCAAGCTTTAGCATGTCTCAACATACTTGTTAATTGGACCACAAACTTGACACATCCAAGCCCCAGAAAAATGTATCACCTAATTCTACTAGATGTACCCAGCTGCTAACTACTACATACTTGGAAAAGATCTAATTTCTGTTTAACATCCCAATAAGTAGCCCACAAGCAACAATTTCACTGCTTATTTTTCAAGCGCCAAACTCCGAGAAGTAGGGAACATATGGAGCAATGCACATATAGTCATGTCCAAGAGTGCAGAGATCACGCACTTCTTTACTATCCATGTTATACAATATCAGCTTTAGGTCCCAGTGCTGAACAAGAAAAACCAAACTGTGATCTGGATGAATTCCAACAACATTGTAGTTAGTGTCCATATGGTGATTCCTTTCCCCAAACAACTCTGATAATCTTACACTGTCCTTCAGGACCCATTGTTGTCTGTCATAGTCCTGGAGAACCCAGATTAATAATCTTTCCCATATCTCTGCTTTGTACAACCAAAACCATCACAAATAACTTTTTGTTCAGGGTACTGGCAGATTGTAGTacaagcacccttgggactgtCCAATATAACCAGACAACGACCAGATTTTCCTGCCTACCTGACATGGTGCAGCGATGATCTTCTGTATGTTCCCTTCTACATCTACCACAGTTAGCTCACCCCTTCCCAAATATGAGAGCAGATGTAGCATGCCATTAAAATAGAGACCAGGAGAGTTAGGTGCTATGTGATAGCCACCCCAGTCACTTTTGTTGTGACTCCATGCCTGAGTTTTTGATGAGTAGACGTGCACTGATGTTTTGTATTCCTCCATAAAAAACTGGACCAAGTTGAAGTGGCAGCAGACACCTGGGTCGAAAAGCAAATAGGTGAACGCAAATCCACCGAACATCATGTGCTCCCTTGTCAAGCCAGAGTTGGGCACAGCCACA encodes:
- the LOC8075039 gene encoding uncharacterized protein LOC8075039, whose amino-acid sequence is MDCPKRMCDAEAAVAVLPDDPLVEILSRVPVKSVYRFKCVSKAFCHLIADPLHHKKLPQTLEGFFFRDKGHRGDMCVLWTSPICLRCLGLAFLRNKGSCIAAMASSSLQFTTIAVTFQRAISGELTVVDVEGNIQKIIAAPCQLYKAEIWERLLIWVLQDYDRQQWVLKDSVRLSELFGERNHHMDTNYNVVGIHPDHSLVFLVQHWDLKLILYNMDSKEVRDLCTLGHDYMCIAPYVPYFSEFGA